The DNA region AAAGCGGCCTCCGAAGGGACCGAAACGCCCGTGTTGATCCGGCAATTGATGTGTCATGCCTGCTTCACCCTTTCTACAAATGCTGTTATTTTCGCAATATCCTTCACACCTTCGGACTCTACGCCGCTGGAAACATCGACGCCGTTCGGTGCATATGTCTGTATCAGTTGTTGCACATTATCCGGCTGTAATCCACCTGCCACGAACAACGCAATTCCATGATTTCTCGCCCATTCGGCATAGAAAGGAATTCGTTCCCAGGCAAAGGTTTTACCGGAACCCCCTCCATAGAGCGGGTCGTAAGTATCGAGCAATATGGCGTCCACCACATTTTTATATGGATCAAGTGCCATCAAGGCATTATCTTCAGTTAATGAACCTTCTTCATCCTTGGGAAAAGAAAAAGCCTTGAACACTTCGGTATCAAAACGTTGTTTCACCTGTTCACAAAAATCCGGCGATTCCTGTCCATGCAGCTGAATGACATCCAGACGTGAAACCTTCATGATACTGTCCAGCTCTTCGAGCGTGGGATTCACGAAAACACCCGCCAGCTTCGGCCGATCAAACATCGTCCAGTCCAAAAGAACAGTTCTTAGCTCAGCACCCTGTTCAGGTGTAATTCGGCGACGGGATGGGGCAAAAATAACACCAATGTAATCCACAGGCAAGTTTATCATCGATTTTAGCACTTCAACGTCCTGAAGTCCACATATTTTTATAGCCGCTGCCGGCTGACTTCGCAGATTCTCATCTCTACTGCTTGTGCCGTCATCATTGAATGCACTCATGCTTTTGGTCCCATCAGTTCGTAAACCGCAGCCTCAACATCATCCTTGCGCATCAGATGCTCTCCAACAAGGATACCATGTACACCTGCCTTAATAAGAGATTCCAATGGCTGCGGACCGTCAATTCCACTTTCACTGATCAAGGTTACACTATCCGGAATCAAGTCCATCAAATCCAGCGTGGTGTTCAGACTAGTTTCGAACGTTTTCAGATTGCGATTGTTGATACCTACAAGTGTTGCCTGCGGAATATCCAATACTTGCTCCAGTTCGGTCCGATCATGAACTTCAATTAATGCATCAAGGCCCAGACTTTTGGCAAACGTCAGATATTGACGCATCTGTTCGGGTGTCAGAATGCTCGCAATCAGCAAAACAGCATCCGCGCCAAGCAGCCTTGCCTCGGCAATCTGTCGTTCATCTATAATAAAATCCTTGCGCAGCAGCGGTATGTTCACAGCCTGATGAATCGCCTGCAAGTATTCGCTATTTCCCTGGAAATAAGAAACATCAGTCAATACCGAGATACAATCCGCTCCAGCCCGCTCGTATGCGGAAGCGATCTCTACCGGATGGAAATCAGGACGTATCAGTCCTTTGGACGGAGATGCCTTCTTTACCTCGGCAATGAGGCCGAGCTTACGGTTGCGATCCTCTGATAAAGCTCGTTCAAATCCACGAGTATTGGGTAATGCGTCTATCTTTTTCAACGCATCGTCCATCTGAAAGGTTTGTGCAAGAACTTCAACTTCTTTATGTTTAGTTGCTACGATTCGATCAAGATACATGACTGTACGCCTCCGTTGTATGAATTAACTGTTCCAGTTTCCCGGCAGCCTTGCCGGAGTCTACAGCTTCTGTCGCCATCAACACACCTTCTGCAATGGTGTCCGCGAGACCAGATACGTATATGCACGCACCGGCATTCAAAAGAACGACATCACGGTATGCACTTCGCTCTCCCTTGAAGATCCTTTTAATAATTTCTGCATTCTGGGCTGCATTTCCTCCAAGGACTGATTCCAGCGGATGCAATGAAAGCCCCACATCACGTGGATCAATATCATAGGTCTGCACTTCACCGTTACGCAATTCAGATACCTGGGTAGGTGCGGAAATACTGATTTCATCCAGACCATCATGACTCGCAACGACCAAAGCTCTTTTCAGTCCCAGACGATTCAGCACCTCAGCAATCATCGGAGTCCGGCTGCGGTCATACAGACCAAGCAATTGGCGATCGGCCCCGGCAGGGTTGGTTAGCGGTCCAAGCATGTTAAAGATTGTGCGTACACCCAGCTCTTTTCTTGGCGCAGCCGCATGTTTCATGGAAGGATGATACACCTGGGCAAAACAGAAACAGATTCCAATCTCATCAAGGCACTGCCTCGCCTGTTCTCCGTTCAGATGAATATTCACACCAAGCGCTTCTAGTACATCCGCACTTCCTGCTTTGCCTGATGCCGAGCGATTGCCATGTTTCGCAACCCGAACAGAAACTGCTGAAGCAATAATGGCTGACGCCGTTGAAATATTGAACTTATGAATACCTGAACCACCCGTTCCACAGGTGTCCAACAGTCCATTACCGTCTGTCAGAATTCGTCCACCCTGCCCACGCATGGCCTCCGCAAACCCGGTGATTTCATCCACCGTCTCCCCCTTCATCCGCAAGGCCATAAGCAACCCCCCGATTTGAGCCGGAGTCGCTTCACCTCTCATGATGGAATACATCAAGTCGCGTGCTTCCGCCTGCTCCAGATGGCTGCCCTCCAAAATTTTGGCAAGGCCATTTTTCATTCCTTCCGCTTGGCTTGTTTCAGTTACGGGCCGTTTGGATTCTTCATTCATTACTGGGTTCATACTCATTTCCGGTCTCTCCTCTCTCAGTTCTGTACAGCTGTGGCTGGAGTAACAAAATAATCAGCGTTGGCCAGGTTCATGATACTGTCCTTCTCTTTCGCAGGAAACATGGCTTCTGCTGTACGGATCGCCTTTAATAGTGCCTTGGCTTTATTTACCGTTTCTTCATATTCATTCTCAGGTACGGAGTCCCATACGATTCCGGCTCCAGCCTGCACATATGCTTTTCCTTTTTTGAAAATAATCGTTCGAATGGTAATACAGGAATCCATGTTCCCCGAGAACCCGAGATAACCGATGGCTCCTGCATACGCACCTCGTGCTTCTTTCTCCAGTTCCGCGATGATCTCCATTGCACGCAGCTTCGGCGCCCCAGATACCGTTCCTGCTGGCAAACAGGAGAGAAATGCATCAAAGAAATCCTTGTCTTCTCTAAGCTCACCTGTAACATTGGACACCATGTGCATGACGTGGGAATAACGCTCAATCTCCATGAACATGTCACATTTCACACTTCCAAAGTTAGATACTCGGCCCAGATCGTTGCGACCCAAATCGACAAGCATCAGATGTTCTGCGCGTTCCTTCTCATCCTGAAGCAGATCCGCTGCCAGCGCACGATCTTCGGCTTCCGTAGCTCCTCTTGGACGAGTCCCCGCAATCGGTCGTGTCTCTACGCGGTTTCCATCCACTTTGACCAGTGCTTCAGGTGAGGTCCCAACAATAATCTCATCATCCATCTTCAGATAGTACATATAAGGGGAAGGATTCAATGTCCGAAGAACCCGATATACATGCAGCGGAGAAACTTCGGTATCAATATGGAATCGTTGGGATAATACTACTTGAAAAATATCTCCTGCCCGAATGTACTCTTTGGCCTGCTCTACATTACCAATAAACTGTTCTTTAGTTAGATTGGATTGAATATCCCCTAATTCAATATCTCCTGGAATGGAGCGCGGATTCAGGTTCTCCCCTGGTCCTTGCTGCTGTAAACGTTCAGCGGCTTGTTCCAGCTTCTCTGAGGTTAAGGCATAAGCTTGACGGATATCATCATCCGTTGCACCGTCTTTCACATGTACATTTCCCACCAGCAGCATCTGCTGCTTCACATGGTCGAACACGATAATCTGGTCACAGAACATGAAGCGTATATCGTCCATTTTCAGATCATCCAACGCATGAGCTGGGAGCTTCTCATAATATTGCAGCAGATCGTATCCAAAGAAACCAATGGCCCCGCCCGTGAATGGTGGCAGTTCATCATCTTTCGGACTGCGATACTTACGCAGCAGTGCTTTGAGTTCTTCAATCGGTTTGCCTGGCAATTCCCGAGTATGGCCAGCTTCTTCTACCATAATCCTGCCTTTTTTGGCTGAAATCATCAGGAACGGATCTGTACCGATGAAGGAATATCTCGCCCATTGAATCCCACCCTCCACACTTTCCAGCAGAAATGCCCGGTCGTTGTCAGCATAACGGCGGAAAATTCGAATTGGGGTCTCCATGTCTGCCAGAATCCGTTTGACTACCGGAATCAGATTATATTCATTCGACATTTTCAGTACTTGATTAACGTTTGGCGTTATCATCAGATCACGTCCTTTCAGATTAGGTAGAAGAAAAGTACTACATACAACAAAAAAAGCCTCTACCATCAGGTAGAGGCTTGATTATAAGCTGTTTCAACAGGTTGGTGCTTCATAAATAACAAGTCCCTATACATACACCGTTACCGAATTATTATACAGGCTGTGGTATGGATGTATTATGCATCCAGCCAAAACAAAGGAAATGTAGCGGTATACACTGAACTTTATCCGATTCGTGCATTCTTTCAAAGAAATGCATAAGGATATGGATTGTGTTATACCAAAACAAACGATGTCCTAAGACATGTTCCCTTGCCTTAATCCTGTTTCAAATTCCGTAGCATGACGTACCGCGAATCAGTTCACCGGCTACTGTTGCTCCGGCTACCACCCGCTGGACTCTGCTATATACTCCACTCGTCTCAGCTGCTCTCAGCTCAATCTCATACTCTACTCAACTGGTTCTCACTATACATTATTCCGAACGATTTGACAACCACCCTAATGTTACGAATTGGAAGGTGCCGCCAAATCCGGCCGAAGAGACTGTGCCCCATTGAGGTATACGTGGTGAATCTCATTCTGACTTTTTCCTGTGTTGATGTGTACCATAAAACGAATGCACTGTGGCAAAGCTCCTGCAACCGGAACTTCGAGTGCACACATCAAGGGTACAAGCTCCCAGCCGTCTAACTGACGAATCGCCTTTGCCGGGAACGCAGCATCCAGATCTCCTGTCATCGTAATCCACACACTGCAAATATCTTCAGGTGTAATCTCGTTACGATCCACAATTTCCTGCAATAGCACAGCCGTTTCTTTCAAAATCTGTTCTTCGTTGTTATGCGTGACCGTTGTGGCCCCGCGAATCCCCCGAGTAAACATCGCTTTTATTCTCCCTTCTTGAGCCATTCAATGACGTCGCGTACTACCGTTACAGGCACGTCCTTCACAATTCGGGCGGCGCCGATCCGGTCAGGAATAATGAAGACCATATGACCTTCACGAAACTTTTTGTCATGCATCATTGCATCCATTAATTCATCCGTTTCCAAATGTTTTGGCATCGTCACCGGAAGGCGCAATGAACGCAGCATGCGGACCGTATCGTCATAGAGCCCTGCCGGTGCTCCCAGCTTCTCGCCAAGTAATGCCGAGCCTGCCATACCAATGGAGATGGCTTCACCATGCAAAAATTCGCCGTAGCCGGCAATCGCTTCAATCGCATGACCAATCGTATGACCCAGATTCAACAACGCACGTTCTCCATGTTCACGTTCGTCTCTGGATACAATCTCTGCCTTGATGCCACAGCCACGTTCCAAACCGTAACCCAAAGCCTCCGAATCAAGGGCAAGCAGTTCCTCCGCATGCTCCTCACACCAGTATGCAAAAGCTCCGTCCCGAATCAGTCCGTGCTTTAACATTTCTGACAAGCCAGCTGAAACATCGCGCGGCGGTAGAGATTGAAGAGTATCCACATCATAGAGCACAAGCTCTGGCTGATGGAATGCACCAATCATATTTTTCGCCAGTGGATGATTGACTGCTACCTTGCCGCCAACACTGCTGTCGTGCGCCAGGATCGTCGTAGGCACTTGTATAAACTTGATTCCGCGCATATATGTAGCAGCAACAAAACCAGCCAGATCCCCCACTACACCGCCGCCTAAAGCAACAATAGCCGAACTGCGGTCCAGTTTGCCTTCGATGGCGACAGTCATCATATCCTGATAGACCGAAAGGGATTTCGACGTTTCACCAGAAGGGACCACTGCTGAGACGACTATAAAACCTGCCGTCCGCAGCGTTTGTTCAAGATCTGACAAATATTTGGGTGCCACATTCTCATCGGTAATAATGAGTAGCGGGCTTTTTTTGGTCAAGCCATATTGCTCAAAATATTGGGGTGCTTGAGCCAGCAAGCCGCTGCCAATCAGGATTGGATAAGAGCGCTCCTCCAACTGCACTGTCAGCTGGCGCATCTTAGTAATTCTCCAGTTGATTATTGTAGCTTTCAAAGTTCGAGCGGATTTCCTCCATGGAATCTCCACCGAATTTCTCAAGGAAAGCCTTCGCAATTTCCCAGGCTACCACATGCTCCATAACGACACTAGCTGCCGGAACTGCACATGCATCTGAACGCTCAACCTGAGCTGTGAATGCTTCTTTTGTATCGATATCCACACTTTGAAGCGGTTTGTACAATGTAGGAATAGGTTTCATAACTCCACGTACCACAACCGGCATTCCGTTGGTCATTCCACCCTCGAATCCGCCAAGACGGTTAGTCGCCCGATGGTAACCGCGCTCTTCACTATACATAATCTCATCATGTACCTGAGAACCACGAATGGTTCCGGCTTCGAAGCCGATACCAATTTCAACACCCTTGAATGCATTAATGGACATCACACCCTGAGCGATTCGTGCATCCAGTTTGCGATCATACTGTACGTAGCTCCCAAGACCCACAGGCACACCTTCAACGATACATTCCACGATTCCCCCGATGGAATCACCTTCCTGCTTGATTTGATCGATGTAGGCCTCCATCTTCTTCTCGGTTTCTGCATCGGTCACACGTACGGAGGAAGCTTCTGTCACTTCGATCAGTTCATCGATCGGCAGATCCTGATAAGGTGCTTCGATCTCTCCAATGCGCAGCACACGACCTGCTACTTTGATCCCAAATTCAGCGAGGAATTGACGTGCAATGGCGCCACAAGCTACACGAACTGTTGTCTCACGGGCACTGGAACGCTCCAGTACGTTACGCAAGTCTTTCAGGTTATACTTCAGTCCTCCGTTCAGATCAGCATGTCCCGGACGTGGACGATGAACACGACGTTTCTCTTCATCGCTGCCTTCAATCGGCTCAATATTCATAATCTTCTGCCAGTGTTTCCAGTCATTATTTTGAACGACCAATGCTACTGGAGCACCCGTTGTATATCCGTGACGGATACCACCAACGAAATTGGCCTGATCTTTCTCAATTTGCATCCGGCGACCACGGCCATATCCTTTCTGGCGGCGTTGAAGCTGGAAATTCAGCTCTTCAAAGTCAATATTCAGATTACTAGGCAAACCTTCAATAATTGCGGTTAATTGGGGTCCGTGCGTCTCCCCTGCGGTTAAATAGCGTAAACTCATAATACGTTCCCCCTTTAAACTGTTAAACTTCACATTGCTAAAATCCCATAATTTCTTTGCTTATTATAGTATAGCTGACGGGCTTTGACAAGAAAGCCGATCGTTTCTTCTCCGAGATTGACCTGCCTGGATGAGTGATAACCAAGATTATGACGTGTGAGGGTTATTTTCCATCCAGCCGTTATACAAATAACCGCCTGGACACATGTACATGTGCACTCCAGACGGTTATGACATCAATTGAAGTTATTTTTTGCGATAAAAGAATGTCTCCGCTGTCTCCAGACCATATTGTCCCGGGGAGAAAATCTGTTCCGTACTGCCCACAAATAAAATACCACCTGGACGCAAGCTTGCTGCAAACTTATGGTACAGCAGGTTTTTGGCTTCCTCGGTAAAATAGATCATGACATTTCGGCACACAATCAGATCATATCCATCGTCAAAATGATCGAGCAACAGATTTTGTTTCATGAACTTGACAGAACTTTTTAATTGCTCATCAATGCGGTATACCAAGCCATCTTGCTTAAAGTATCGATTGGCCGTTTCCTTCGGTACGTCTTTGAGCGAGCGTTCCATATAACGCCCTTCCTTGGCTTTCGCAAGAGCTCCTTCATCCAGGTCACTTGCTGTGATGGAGCTTCCCTTAAGAATCCCCATCGTGTCCAGTATCATCGCCAAAGTGTAAGGCTCCTCGCCTGTGGAGCAAGCCGCACTCCACACTTTAACTCCACGTTTCGAACCCTGCAACTCAGGCAGGATTTCATCTCGCAGCACTTCCCAGCGATTGGGATTCCGCCAAAATTCCGAGACGTTAATGGTCATGCGATCCAGAAATTCGTAGAACAGTGACTTGTCTTTCTGCATGGCATCAAAAAAGATAGAAAACGTATGAAATCCGTTTTTGTTACGAAGTGTGGTCAGCCTTCTTTTCATCTGGCCTTCCTTGTATTGAGCAAGATCAATACCTGTGCTCTCTTTGATTTTACGAATAAATCCGGTGTAATCCGGGTCTAGTAGTTGTTCCTGCTCCAGCATCGTATCACCCTTCTGGCTAATAAATTACAACCAGGCTGCGATGCTCTTGTCGTACGTTACCAGCTCATCGGGAGCAAAGAAGTTTGCTGCTTCACGTAAGGCACTTTCTGGTGAATCTGCCCCATGAATCAGATTATGCGGTGTATGGCTGGCGAAATCTCCGCGAATCGTTCCCGGAGCCGCTTCCTTCACATTGGTTTTACCGATTACGATGCGTGCAAGCGCCACGATGTCGTCCCCTTCCCAAACCATGGCAAATACAGGTCCAGAAGTGATAAAACGCACCAGGTCATCGAAAAACGGTTTTCCCTCATGTTCAGC from Paenibacillus sp. JNUCC-31 includes:
- the trpC gene encoding indole-3-glycerol phosphate synthase TrpC, producing MYLDRIVATKHKEVEVLAQTFQMDDALKKIDALPNTRGFERALSEDRNRKLGLIAEVKKASPSKGLIRPDFHPVEIASAYERAGADCISVLTDVSYFQGNSEYLQAIHQAVNIPLLRKDFIIDERQIAEARLLGADAVLLIASILTPEQMRQYLTFAKSLGLDALIEVHDRTELEQVLDIPQATLVGINNRNLKTFETSLNTTLDLMDLIPDSVTLISESGIDGPQPLESLIKAGVHGILVGEHLMRKDDVEAAVYELMGPKA
- a CDS encoding phosphoribosylanthranilate isomerase, with the protein product MSAFNDDGTSSRDENLRSQPAAAIKICGLQDVEVLKSMINLPVDYIGVIFAPSRRRITPEQGAELRTVLLDWTMFDRPKLAGVFVNPTLEELDSIMKVSRLDVIQLHGQESPDFCEQVKQRFDTEVFKAFSFPKDEEGSLTEDNALMALDPYKNVVDAILLDTYDPLYGGGSGKTFAWERIPFYAEWARNHGIALFVAGGLQPDNVQQLIQTYAPNGVDVSSGVESEGVKDIAKITAFVERVKQA
- the trpE gene encoding anthranilate synthase component I; amino-acid sequence: MITPNVNQVLKMSNEYNLIPVVKRILADMETPIRIFRRYADNDRAFLLESVEGGIQWARYSFIGTDPFLMISAKKGRIMVEEAGHTRELPGKPIEELKALLRKYRSPKDDELPPFTGGAIGFFGYDLLQYYEKLPAHALDDLKMDDIRFMFCDQIIVFDHVKQQMLLVGNVHVKDGATDDDIRQAYALTSEKLEQAAERLQQQGPGENLNPRSIPGDIELGDIQSNLTKEQFIGNVEQAKEYIRAGDIFQVVLSQRFHIDTEVSPLHVYRVLRTLNPSPYMYYLKMDDEIIVGTSPEALVKVDGNRVETRPIAGTRPRGATEAEDRALAADLLQDEKERAEHLMLVDLGRNDLGRVSNFGSVKCDMFMEIERYSHVMHMVSNVTGELREDKDFFDAFLSCLPAGTVSGAPKLRAMEIIAELEKEARGAYAGAIGYLGFSGNMDSCITIRTIIFKKGKAYVQAGAGIVWDSVPENEYEETVNKAKALLKAIRTAEAMFPAKEKDSIMNLANADYFVTPATAVQN
- a CDS encoding CheR family methyltransferase, with amino-acid sequence MLEQEQLLDPDYTGFIRKIKESTGIDLAQYKEGQMKRRLTTLRNKNGFHTFSIFFDAMQKDKSLFYEFLDRMTINVSEFWRNPNRWEVLRDEILPELQGSKRGVKVWSAACSTGEEPYTLAMILDTMGILKGSSITASDLDEGALAKAKEGRYMERSLKDVPKETANRYFKQDGLVYRIDEQLKSSVKFMKQNLLLDHFDDGYDLIVCRNVMIYFTEEAKNLLYHKFAASLRPGGILFVGSTEQIFSPGQYGLETAETFFYRKK
- the trpD gene encoding anthranilate phosphoribosyltransferase — protein: MNEESKRPVTETSQAEGMKNGLAKILEGSHLEQAEARDLMYSIMRGEATPAQIGGLLMALRMKGETVDEITGFAEAMRGQGGRILTDGNGLLDTCGTGGSGIHKFNISTASAIIASAVSVRVAKHGNRSASGKAGSADVLEALGVNIHLNGEQARQCLDEIGICFCFAQVYHPSMKHAAAPRKELGVRTIFNMLGPLTNPAGADRQLLGLYDRSRTPMIAEVLNRLGLKRALVVASHDGLDEISISAPTQVSELRNGEVQTYDIDPRDVGLSLHPLESVLGGNAAQNAEIIKRIFKGERSAYRDVVLLNAGACIYVSGLADTIAEGVLMATEAVDSGKAAGKLEQLIHTTEAYSHVS
- the aroH gene encoding chorismate mutase, which gives rise to MFTRGIRGATTVTHNNEEQILKETAVLLQEIVDRNEITPEDICSVWITMTGDLDAAFPAKAIRQLDGWELVPLMCALEVPVAGALPQCIRFMVHINTGKSQNEIHHVYLNGAQSLRPDLAAPSNS
- the ndk gene encoding nucleoside-diphosphate kinase, translating into MDRTFLMVKPDGVQRGLIGRIVSRLEDKGFKLVAGKLVQMSEDQAKRHYAEHEGKPFFDDLVRFITSGPVFAMVWEGDDIVALARIVIGKTNVKEAAPGTIRGDFASHTPHNLIHGADSPESALREAANFFAPDELVTYDKSIAAWL
- the aroC gene encoding chorismate synthase; translated protein: MSLRYLTAGETHGPQLTAIIEGLPSNLNIDFEELNFQLQRRQKGYGRGRRMQIEKDQANFVGGIRHGYTTGAPVALVVQNNDWKHWQKIMNIEPIEGSDEEKRRVHRPRPGHADLNGGLKYNLKDLRNVLERSSARETTVRVACGAIARQFLAEFGIKVAGRVLRIGEIEAPYQDLPIDELIEVTEASSVRVTDAETEKKMEAYIDQIKQEGDSIGGIVECIVEGVPVGLGSYVQYDRKLDARIAQGVMSINAFKGVEIGIGFEAGTIRGSQVHDEIMYSEERGYHRATNRLGGFEGGMTNGMPVVVRGVMKPIPTLYKPLQSVDIDTKEAFTAQVERSDACAVPAASVVMEHVVAWEIAKAFLEKFGGDSMEEIRSNFESYNNQLENY
- the aroB gene encoding 3-dehydroquinate synthase, with protein sequence MRQLTVQLEERSYPILIGSGLLAQAPQYFEQYGLTKKSPLLIITDENVAPKYLSDLEQTLRTAGFIVVSAVVPSGETSKSLSVYQDMMTVAIEGKLDRSSAIVALGGGVVGDLAGFVAATYMRGIKFIQVPTTILAHDSSVGGKVAVNHPLAKNMIGAFHQPELVLYDVDTLQSLPPRDVSAGLSEMLKHGLIRDGAFAYWCEEHAEELLALDSEALGYGLERGCGIKAEIVSRDEREHGERALLNLGHTIGHAIEAIAGYGEFLHGEAISIGMAGSALLGEKLGAPAGLYDDTVRMLRSLRLPVTMPKHLETDELMDAMMHDKKFREGHMVFIIPDRIGAARIVKDVPVTVVRDVIEWLKKGE